Within Azoarcus sp. DD4, the genomic segment GGCGCCCGGCGGACTGGAAAAGCAGATGCCGCTGTGGTGTCGCCGACGCAGGGTCCGCCTGGCCCTCAACCGCCCGAGCAGCCGCAACCGTTGCCGCCGCCGCAACTGCCCGTCGCCGCCGTGCCACCGCCGGCCTCCTGCTGGGCGCCGAGCTGCACGGTGAAGTCGATGACGATGTTGCCTGGCTCGCGCGCCACGTAGGCGATGCCCACCTGGCTGCCGTAGCGCTGCTGGATCTGGCCGAGCAGCGGCAGCGGATCGTGGTCGTTCACGAAGCGCATGGTCTCGCCGTCATCCAGCGATTCGAGCGCGCCGAAAATGGCGGCATGGCGAAAGCGCTTGGCGACGCCGCGCGCATCGAAGGGGTAAACCGAGTTGTCGAACATCGTGGGCTCTCCTGGAATGGGTCGGAAACAGTCCCGGCTTTGCGCTGCGGCCGGGTTCGCAGCGTCGGCATCGTAGGCAGCTGCGGCGGCCACTTCCTTGAGGCAGAACAAGAATCGCGGGCTGTCGGCGGGCGAACTGCCGCCGCGGACGCCATCCGGCCACGCCGCAATCCGCGCAATTTTCATGCAGCCATCCCTCCGGCATGCTCACCGTCGCCGCCGCGCCGCGGTAGCATCGGGGCCAAACCACGCATACGCCCGCCAACGCCCTCTTTCTGGAGATTCCGGCAATGTCCCGCCACCACCACCGACACCCCGAACTGCACCGCACCGAACGCATCGGCTGGCTGCGCGCCGCGGTCCTGGGCGCCAACGACGGCATCGTGTCGACCGCCAGCCTGATGGTCGGCGTGGCCGCGGCCAGCGCCGACCGCGCCCAGTTGCTGACGGCCGGCGTCG encodes:
- a CDS encoding DUF2249 domain-containing protein, yielding MFDNSVYPFDARGVAKRFRHAAIFGALESLDDGETMRFVNDHDPLPLLGQIQQRYGSQVGIAYVAREPGNIVIDFTVQLGAQQEAGGGTAATGSCGGGNGCGCSGG